DNA from Victivallaceae bacterium:
TTTCGGATGAACTCCCTTATGTATGAGTTGATCGAACAGCGCTTTATTATGGGACCAGCCTACGACTCGATAACCCTTTTCGGCTAATAGGTTGGCTAAACAGAAGCCCCATATTCCCAAACCGAGACAGGTGATTTTTTTTTTAATCATAAGGCCTCAATAAAAGATTCTTCAAAGAACGCTTTTTTTCGCCATTGATGAACGGAATTCAGAGCCGAAGGGTAATAAAAATCGGCATCTAATTCAAATGTCGCATTTGGAGATAATTCTACTCCAGTGAGATCTTGAAACAATTGTCGTTCTCTTTGAGAAAGAGCTTGATGAACGGTAATCAAACTATCGTTACCTTCCAAATTTTTTAGAGGAGCAAAACATTCGGCTCGAGGATAAACTAAGGTACCGCATTTATCTGCAAAAGTAAATAAATCAAAGACGAATTCCTCAAACTTCCAAGAATCGATAATTTTAGACTGATTTTTATCATCACAATTGCGATTCCAAATTTTAGCCGATTTTTTGTTTTTATATATAGGTAGTTGAACATGATGAACCTTTTTGATAAAGTCCATGGAAAGGCAATACAGGCCTATATTGGCAATCGGATAAGTCAACGTTTCCTCAGAATTTATTGAAAAGCGTTGTTCATCGGAGATTTCGAAGTATTCAATGACAATGGTTTTCCCCGTTTCGGGCTGTCTCGCCAAAATACCGACGTTTTCTTTAGGGGTTTGTCTGAATGAAGCTTTGATGGTGACATCATTGCGGTGCTTATTGTGAAAACCGAAGAGATCGGCATCGAAAGGGAGTCCAAGAGGGTTATCGATAGGGATAATGCTAGCCATTTCCACTCCCATCTCCCGCCATTTCCCGTAAATAGGACTTTGAAATAAATTTTTTGCTACGCAGCCGTTACCGTTGGGGCCGAAGGCGATCTTATCACATTCTTCAAAGAATAAATTTCCGGAACCATCCAAGAGAGGCCATAGTGGCTGACAAAAAAAATCGACTTGTGAAGGATTTAAGCCGAAATAATCGTTATCTCGGAAATAAGAGACGATCTTATCGGCGTTAAGCGGAGAAACCATAAAGGCTAGAGGTAAGTCTTGATTAGCCCATTTGCTTGCCGATTTCGTTTTTTCTGCAATCAGTTGAAATAAGGATTTCTTTTTTACGGGAGAGACAGGAAAAAATCCTTTGGGAGCGTCGTATTTTAAACGTGAACCTTGTCCTCCGGCGAGAACAATACAAGCAACTTTTTTTTCTTGTAATAAACGGTTCCCTAAAGAGCAATAATCCCCATCAGACCCCACCAATACAAAATCGGAAGGAGGTTCGAAATTTCTTACCGATTTACCTTGAGTCAATAGTCTGCGAAGATAAAGAAAAAACTTCGAATCTAACCGCTCAATTTGCCGAAATACTCTTTCTTTCTGTAAAAGAGTCAAATCATCCCAATTATCAAAAACATGCAATTGATTGATTTGACGGATTTTCTCGGTTATATACTCACGACTCGAGGCAGGAGGCATGTTTAGCAACCTCTTGCTGTATTATTTTTTTTTTCCATTTGAAGTACTGTTCGATTTTTATTCGGTTAGCGATTCTTATTTTAGTTATAGCAGTTTCCAGCTTTTTATGGATTTCATACAATTTTTTTTCTTTGATTTTGATATGATTGCGTATATTTATTTTGTTTTTTTCCGATTTTTCTAAAAAAAAATCGTATTCGGCGACATTTCTACCGGAAAAAAATTCATTGGTTTTGATTTTGGATAATTTTTGATGCAAAGTTTCAATTTGTTCCAATTCGTATTTTTTCGACGATAATTCGGATAAAAGTGTCCCTGCTTGGTGGAGCAATCGACACTTATCAACAAAAAATAACTTTAAAAAAATCGGTTTTAGTTCCGTCACGATGAGATCAAATTTTGTAGTTCGGTTACAACCTCTTGGAATGAATAATAATCATTAAAAGATTGTTTAATAAACATCTGAATAGAGGGTAATTTTTTGATGGCCTTATCCAAGAGTGGATTGACGCCTTGATGGTAAGCACCTAATTGAATCAGATCACGGGAATCTAAATAAATTTTCAGCAATGTTTTCAGATATTCGGCATCTTTTAGGTGTGAAGAAGATATTATGGAAGACATGACTCTGGATAAGCTGTTCGTTATATTAACGGAAGGATAATCGAACAATCCTTCCAAAGGATTTGAAAGAATGATATGTCCGTCCAAGAAAGAATGAACTCTGAAAGGATTCGGCTCCATTGTTTTTTCTTGAGATAAGGCAGAAAAAATTCCCGTTATGGATCCTTTCTTCGTATTACCGGTCCGTTCCAATAATTGAGCCAAAGAAAGATTTACCGAAGGGAAAAGCGTTGAATTTTTTTGAGAACCGGAAGATACGGCGAGCTCTTTAAGAGATTGCTCATAACGGGATATGGAATCCATAATGAGCAGCACGTTCAAATTCAGATCTCTGAAGTATTCGGCTATGGACATAGCCGAATTAGCTGCTAAAATTTTAGAGGCCGGTGTTTCATCGGATGTCGATAAAACAAGGATGGATTTTTTAAGTCGTTGTTCCCCTAACTTCTCTATAAATTCTTGAGCTTCTCTTCCTCGTTCTCCAATTAAGGCAATGACGTTCAGATCCGAAGTGCGTGATTTCGAAATTTGAGCCAGTAAGGTGGATTTTCCGTAACCGGGTTCGGAAAAAATTCCTATTTTTTGTCCGATGCCTATTGTACAGAAAGCATCTATGACTTTTATTCCGGTTTCGAATACCGATGTGATGGGTTGTCTTTTGAGAGGAGGAGGAGGAGGGTTCTCCACTAAGCGTCGTTTCCCTTTAATCGGTCCTTTTTCGTCTATAGGGTGTCCTTCGGAATTAATCACTCTTCCCAAAAGCTCATAGCCGACTCGGATTCGATGACGCAATCCTGTGGGATAAACGAGATCTCCGGGCGATAATGCCGTTAAGGAGCACACGGCAGTCAGGAGAATCATATTTTCATTGAATCCGGAAACAATCGTGGTAAGCATCCCGGATTTTCCATAGATGTAACAGACTTCTCCTATGAATCCTTTAAAACCGGATACTTCGATAATCGTACCCGCGATTCTTAAGACATAACCGCATTGCTTAGGACATGTCCAGGACACCAGTCGGGTGTCGTATTCGAGCATACAATTATAATTCCAAGTGGTTGAGTAAGTTATCTATTTCAGTTGGTATATCATAAAATATAAGAGAATCGGGAGTATTAATTTTGAAACTTCCCTCATTTAAGGATTCTTCCGAAGACCAAGTCACGTTCAAAGGTAGATGACAATCATTTCTTCGTGCCCAATCGTTTAATTTTTTTAAATCTTTGGGGGAAAGAAAAACTTTGACTGACTTCGGAAAACATTCCAAATGTTTGGAAATAACGTTTGAGACGGTTTCCGTTAGACCTGAGATCGTCGTTAATCGTTTCAATAATATTTTTTCACATAAGCGAATACAAAAGGTAATCAATTCGGATTGAATATCCGTTTTTAAAGTCGTAGTTTTTTCCAAGAGATTGTTTACTACTTTTTTAAATATGTTAATGAGTATATCCATTTCATTTTGGGATTTTTCATATCCGGAGATTTCTCCTTCTTTAAAACCCTCTTTGAAGGCTCTCGCTGTCTCTTCTTTTATCAAATTTTCCAGATGGGATTTTGATTTTTGAGGGCCGGAGGTGATATCGAGAATATTTTGGGTTTCGTTCATAAAGTTATTTACCGTATTCATCTAAAAAATTGCGCATGTTTTCGGGTAGGAGGTTTTTTATTTCTCGAGTTCTCTTTTCATCAAGATAGGAGAGTATTAAAGCGACCTTATCCACATCTTGTTTGCTCAATAAATCCGCTAATTTTTTCAGAGGATTTTTTTTATCCCTTACGGGTATATCGTAACAACCGGATCCGGTAGAGGTAGTCTTTTTCAACAGATAGTAGTAGGCCGCCAATATGAATAGTCCGCTGATTGTTAAATATACGGTTCCGAAAATCCATTTCGGGAGTCTTAAAAGTCTCGTATCCATGGAATGTTCGGAAAAAAACGGAACCGAATTTACGGATACAATGGGAACCAGCCCTTCTTTTGAAATAAATGTTTGGGATTTATTGATCAGATTATCCATTAATAATGCTTTGGATTTCGAAGAAATCGTTTTTAAAAAATCGGTATTTAATATGATGTCCAGATAACCTTCCCAATCATTTCTGGAGTTTTTTTTTAACTGAAAATTTAGAAAATAGTGTTTTTTCGGCATTAGGTTACTTATATGCAGTGACAATGAGTTTTTGATTTTATTTTCTTGTTGCTCGACAGCAAGTTCCTCTTGATGAAATTCCGTAGAATAAGATACTCCGTTATGATCCGTAACGGAAATCATGTTCGTATGAATATGTCCTAGATGTCCTTTGATATAACCGATAAGAGAGTGTACCTGATTGTTCGTAAGTATTTTTATATCTTCGGTAGGAGTAATAATTAAAGAAAGCTTGGATAGTTCTCGATCATTTTCGTCTAAGAAAAAAGCTGCTTTAGCGGATTCTATAAAACTGAATGAAGTTAAATCTCTTTCTATTTGTTCTTTAAAAAGTCTTTGTCCCGTTAGATCGAATTCTCCGTTTTCATTGAATTTCATCATTCCCGAAAATGAAAAGGGTTTATCGGTCATTTGCAACGAAGTTTTTTTTTCCGAATGAGAATTTAAAGGAGTTATAGGGGCATTTTTCATTTTTAGATTTAGAGATATGAAAACAACGACGCCTCCAAGAATCAAGAGGAGTAATTTTTTTCTTTGGATCATGGAATGGATCCGGTTAAGAATATCTTTGCCGTACGTCACGTTTGTTATCTATCCCCTTTTTTAACAACCTGTAACAAAAATAAAAAAAATTTACAATTTTTTATGGATGGGAACGGATGATTTCAATTATGCCTCAGGCATCCGAAGGTTTGAAAAAGAGAGAATTTTCTTCTACTTGAACTTCAATATCTGAATACACATAAGATTTTAATATTTCAATGATGGAATTTAACGTAGAACCGACGGCAGAGTAACAACCCGTACAAGCCCCTTGGTATGCTATAGTTACCGTGTTATGAATCACGTTAAGAACGGAAATATCTCCTCCGTCCATTCGGATATAAGGAATTATACAAGCCTCCAGTGCAACTAGAATGCGTTGTTTTTTGTCGTCATCCGATAAACCTTCCCAATCTTCCTTGTTTAGCGGAGGCAGAAGAGATTCAAGATCAGGATTGTCTTCTTCCCGAGACACGAAAGAAGACAAAGGAATTCCGGGAATCATAGTGCAACTTTCGGCCAGACCATCGAGAACATCTATAATAAGTCCGAAATACATTATGCAGGATGAAGGAAGAGATACCCCGGAAGAATCTTTGAGGTTGAGATCGATAGTTTCGAAAGATACGTTATAGGCGTTCGTGTATTCTTTACCGATCATCATTTCACAGGCCGTTTCACCGATAGCAATCAGAGCAGGGTTTCCGAATGCCTGAAATTTGGCATCAACGATAAATCCTGTTTCGCTATCGATTAACCAATATATATGGATCATGTTTCCGACCAGAACATGTCCTTTGTGTTCTTTGATTAGGGTCAATTCTTGATTACGAGCTTCTTCATCGGTAAAAGTACCGACGCAACGGGGAGAAAGAATTTTATTAACGGCTTTTTGACCGTAAGATTCCCAGCCGTAAAGAATTTCGGGTTTAAAAGTCATATCTTATATCCTCGGTTATATGACTCATAAGTTTGTCGACTCCACCGGCGATATGGGTTATTGCCGAGGCGATATCCTTTTCGATAATGAAAGGAGATAGAGCAAAAGATAAGCAGGAAAAAGCTTGAGTTGCAGAAATTCCCGAAGCTTGAAGAATTTCAGGAAGAGATTGGAATATGTTGTTTCCTAGAGCCGGATAGATTTGATTTTGATTGAGAATAAATGCGAGAGATTCGGCAGCTATTCCTTCAAAATGCACAACGGT
Protein-coding regions in this window:
- a CDS encoding FliI/YscN family ATPase, with the protein product MLEYDTRLVSWTCPKQCGYVLRIAGTIIEVSGFKGFIGEVCYIYGKSGMLTTIVSGFNENMILLTAVCSLTALSPGDLVYPTGLRHRIRVGYELLGRVINSEGHPIDEKGPIKGKRRLVENPPPPPLKRQPITSVFETGIKVIDAFCTIGIGQKIGIFSEPGYGKSTLLAQISKSRTSDLNVIALIGERGREAQEFIEKLGEQRLKKSILVLSTSDETPASKILAANSAMSIAEYFRDLNLNVLLIMDSISRYEQSLKELAVSSGSQKNSTLFPSVNLSLAQLLERTGNTKKGSITGIFSALSQEKTMEPNPFRVHSFLDGHIILSNPLEGLFDYPSVNITNSLSRVMSSIISSSHLKDAEYLKTLLKIYLDSRDLIQLGAYHQGVNPLLDKAIKKLPSIQMFIKQSFNDYYSFQEVVTELQNLISS
- a CDS encoding iron-sulfur cluster assembly scaffold protein: MTFKPEILYGWESYGQKAVNKILSPRCVGTFTDEEARNQELTLIKEHKGHVLVGNMIHIYWLIDSETGFIVDAKFQAFGNPALIAIGETACEMMIGKEYTNAYNVSFETIDLNLKDSSGVSLPSSCIMYFGLIIDVLDGLAESCTMIPGIPLSSFVSREEDNPDLESLLPPLNKEDWEGLSDDDKKQRILVALEACIIPYIRMDGGDISVLNVIHNTVTIAYQGACTGCYSAVGSTLNSIIEILKSYVYSDIEVQVEENSLFFKPSDA
- a CDS encoding FliH/SctL family protein, producing MNETQNILDITSGPQKSKSHLENLIKEETARAFKEGFKEGEISGYEKSQNEMDILINIFKKVVNNLLEKTTTLKTDIQSELITFCIRLCEKILLKRLTTISGLTETVSNVISKHLECFPKSVKVFLSPKDLKKLNDWARRNDCHLPLNVTWSSEESLNEGSFKINTPDSLIFYDIPTEIDNLLNHLEL
- a CDS encoding UTP--glucose-1-phosphate uridylyltransferase, coding for MPPASSREYITEKIRQINQLHVFDNWDDLTLLQKERVFRQIERLDSKFFLYLRRLLTQGKSVRNFEPPSDFVLVGSDGDYCSLGNRLLQEKKVACIVLAGGQGSRLKYDAPKGFFPVSPVKKKSLFQLIAEKTKSASKWANQDLPLAFMVSPLNADKIVSYFRDNDYFGLNPSQVDFFCQPLWPLLDGSGNLFFEECDKIAFGPNGNGCVAKNLFQSPIYGKWREMGVEMASIIPIDNPLGLPFDADLFGFHNKHRNDVTIKASFRQTPKENVGILARQPETGKTIVIEYFEISDEQRFSINSEETLTYPIANIGLYCLSMDFIKKVHHVQLPIYKNKKSAKIWNRNCDDKNQSKIIDSWKFEEFVFDLFTFADKCGTLVYPRAECFAPLKNLEGNDSLITVHQALSQRERQLFQDLTGVELSPNATFELDADFYYPSALNSVHQWRKKAFFEESFIEAL